One genomic region from Lathamus discolor isolate bLatDis1 chromosome 9, bLatDis1.hap1, whole genome shotgun sequence encodes:
- the P2RY10 gene encoding putative P2Y purinoceptor 10: MIHPPYTTTDVSSSAVMTHSNQTCSSHNITFKNNLYATTYTLIFIPGLLANSAALWVLCRFISKNNKAVIFMINLAVADLAHVLSLPLRIYYYINSTWPFGRFLCLLCFYLKYLNMYASICFLTCISIQRYFFLYQPFKAKDWKRRYDVAISAVVWVFVGVACLPFPIMRSYGLAKTTNTCFADLQVRQIESKLATVLMMGTAELFGFIGPLTIILFCTWKTKDSLRGFQIPLQNSSERRKALRMVSMCAIVFCVCFAPYHINFFFYMLVKENVITDCFLSTITLYAQPFCLSLASLDCCLDPILYFFMTSEFQDQISKHSSMVIRSRLMSKESASSIKE; encoded by the coding sequence CAGACCTGCTCCAGCCACAACATAACGTTCAAAAACAACCTGTACGCCACCACGTACACCCTCATATTCATCCCTGGCCTCCTGGCAAACAGCGCTGCCCTATGGGTCTTGTGCCGCTTCATCAGCAAGAACAACAAAGCCGTCATCTTCATGATCAACCTGGCTGTGGCCGACCTGGCTCACGTCCTCTCGCTGCCATTGagaatatattattatattaactCCACGTGGCCTTTTGGGAGATTCCTTTGCTTACTGTGCTTCTACTTGAAGTACCTTAACATGTACGCTAGCATTTGTTTCCTCACCTGTATCAGCATTCAGAGGTATTTCTTCTTGTACCAGCCATTCAAAGCCAAGGACTGGAAGCGGCGGTACGACGTAGCCATCAGCGCTGTGGTGTGGGTCTTTGTTGGGGTGGCATGCTTACCCTTCCCCATCATGCGGAGCTATGGGCTAGCCAAAACCACAAATACCTGCTTTGCAGACCTTCAAGTCCGGCAGATTGAGAGCAAGCTGGCCACTGTGCTGATGATGGGCACAGCAGAGCTCTTTGGGTTCATTGGCCCACTCACCATTATTTTATTCTgtacttggaaaacaaaagactCTCTTCGAGGCTTCCAGATACCACTTCAAAACAGCAGTGAGAGGCGGAAGGCTTTAAGGATGGTTTCCATGTGTGCCATCGTGTTCTGCGTGTGTTTTGCACCATACCACATCAACTTCTTTTTCTACATGTTGGTGAAAGAAAACGTCATTACAGACTGCTTCCTGAGTACCATCACGCTCTATGCCCAGCCTTTTTGCTTAAGTCTTGCAAGTCTGGACTGCTGTTTGGATCCAATCCTGTATTTCTTTATGACTTCAGAGTTTCAGGACCAGAtatcaaagcacagcagcatggtCATCAGGAGCCGGCTCATGAGCAAAGAGAGTGCCTCATCAATTAAGGAATGA
- the LOC136019548 gene encoding putative P2Y purinoceptor 10, protein MESNASFGNCTNPQMSFQSTLYATTYTLIFIPGLLANSAALWVLCRFISKKSKAVIFMVNLAVADLAHVLSLPLRMYYYINHSWPFGSFLCQVCFYLKYLNMYASICFLTCISIQRYLFLLHPFKANDWKRRYDAAISAAVWLFVGAACLPLLVVRSPALSNNINTCFSDLGVKQLSPGASITLVTVAELFGFVIPFSIIACCTWKMWQSLREGPTQLQNTSEKQKALRMVLMCAAVFFICFTPYHINFPFFMMVIENIIQDCAIHRSTLRFHPISLCLASLNCCLDPVLYYFMTSEFQDHLLRHSCVTLRAWFTRRGNLSIAETSHDIRMKRNLPRLKFLSLPKFFGRINSMEIPAMPPDELLLESIS, encoded by the coding sequence ATGGAGAGCAACGCATCCTTCGGGAACTGTACCAACCCCCAGATGTCCTTCCAATCTACCCTGTACGCCACCACGTACACCCTCATATTCATCCCTGGCCTCCTGGCAAACAGCGCTGCCCTGTGGGTCCTGTGCCGCTTCATCAGCAAGAAGAGCAAAGCCGTCATTTTCATGGTCAACCTGGCTGTGGCTGACCTGGCCCATGTCCTCTCACTGCCTTTAAGGATGTATTACTACATAAACCACAGCTGGCCGTTCGGAAGCTTTCTGTGCCAGGTGTGCTTCTACCTGAAGTATCTCAACATGTATGCCAGCATTTGCTTCCTCACCTGCATCAGCATCCAGCGGTACCTCTTCCTCCTGCATCCCTTCAAAGCCAATGACTGGAAACGGCGGTACGACGCAGCCATCAGTGCTGCTGTCTGGCTCTTCGTTGGGGCAGCTTGCTTACCCCTGCTTGTAGTGAGGAGCCCAGCCTTGTCCAACAACATAAACACATGCTTCTCGGACCTGGGGGTGAAGCAGCTCAGCCCAGGAGCCTCCATTACACTGGTGACGGTAGCAGAGCTGTTTGGGTTTGTCATCCCCTTCAGCATCATTGCCTGCTGCACTTGGAAGATGTGGCAGTCCCTGCGGGAGGGCCCGACTCAGCTGCAAAACACCAGTGAGAAACAGAAGGCTTTGCGCATGGTCTTGATGTGCGCGGCTGTCTTCTTCATCTGCTTCACCCCCTACCACATCaactttcctttcttcatgATGGTGATAGAGAACATCATCCAGGACTGTGCTATTCACAGGAGCACGCTCCGCTTCCACCCCATCTCCCTCTGCTTGGCGAGCCTCAACTGTTGCCTGGATCCAGTCCTCTACTACTTCATGACCTCCGAGTTCCAGGACCATCTGCTTCGCCACAGCTGTGTCACCCTGCGAGCTTGGTTCACGCGCCGCGGAAACCTCTCCATCGCTGAAACCAGCCACGACATTCGTATGAAGAGAAACCTTCCACGCCTCAAGTTTTTGTCTCTTCCCAAGTTCTTTGGCCGAATAAACAGCATGGAAATCCCTGCCATGCCTCCTGATGAGCTTCTGCTGGAGTCCATCTCTTGA